From Neisseria cinerea:
GTCATCCGACTTTTCAAGCCGCATAAGCCACCGTCCGTTTTCAGACGGCATTTTTACCCATTATTGCCACACCGACAGACAACCATGAAAAAATACCTGCTTGCCGCACTCCTTGCCGCAACCTCCCTTTCCGCCTCGGCATTTTCCACTGCCGAACTGACCCGGATACTGCAAAAACCCGACAACATCCAAGGCAACTTTATCCAATACCGCCATCTGAAATCCCTATCCAAACCGATGGCTACAACCGGAAAATTCGTACTGATGCCCAAACGCGGTCTGCTCTGGCAGATGCAAAAACCGTTTGCCGCCGTCCTCCGCGTCCGTTCAGACGGCATCAGCCAATGGAACGGTAAAGGCTGGATAATGCCCGATACTGGAAAAATGCCCGGACAAAACAGGCAAATCAAACTCTTTCTTGACCTTATCGGCGGCGATACGCAAGGACTGGAAAAACAGTTTGACCTGAAACTCGAAGGGTCGGTGCAAAAATGGACGCTGCAACTCACACCGAAAACACTGGTGATGAAACAAATCTTCAACCATATCGACATCAGCGGGGACAACGTCGTACGCCGTATCGAACTGCATGAAAAACAAGGGGACAAAACCGATATGCAGTTTAACGGCATAACCGTCGGCAACCCTCTGGACGAATTTGCCAAACAATCACTCTGACACCGTCCGAACCGCCATGATCCGCCTGATTTATACCCTGTTGATGTCTGCACTTACCGTCTTTGTCTGTTACAGCATGACAACGCGCGCCTGGCTGCAGACCGACCTTACCGAACTGCTGCCCCAAAGCAGCCAAGATACCGTTTTGCAGGCGGCCGAACACGCCGGCGACGCACAAATCAACAGTCAAATCATCCTGCTTGCCGGCAGCCCCCAACCCGAAACCGCATTTCAGACGGCATCGGAAATCGCCTCCTTATGGCGGCAAAGCGGGATATTTTCCGAAGTAAACAGCCAAATCAGCCCCGACCTTGCACAAATCCGCCAAGACATCGGCAGAATCAGTTTAGCCGTCTTACCCGAAGCCCAACGGCGTTTGCTGACCGAAAAACCCGCTGACTATTTCCGCCGGCGCGCCGAAGATGCCGCCAACCCGTTTGCCGTATCCTCCCTGCCCTTAGACGAGGACTGGCTGGGTTTCGGGCGTTTCGTTGCCGGCAAAATCAATCCCCAAACCCGTCTGCAATGGCATCCCGAAAACGGTATGCTGTTCAACGAAGACAACGGGAAAACCTGGGTTTGGATACGCGCCAAGCTGCCCGGCAACGCCCTGCCTCAAGATGCCTTGGGTCATTTATTCCAAAAAACACAGACATTGGCATCCGACAGGCACGCCGAAATCCTGACCGGGG
This genomic window contains:
- a CDS encoding outer membrane lipoprotein carrier protein LolA, translating into MKKYLLAALLAATSLSASAFSTAELTRILQKPDNIQGNFIQYRHLKSLSKPMATTGKFVLMPKRGLLWQMQKPFAAVLRVRSDGISQWNGKGWIMPDTGKMPGQNRQIKLFLDLIGGDTQGLEKQFDLKLEGSVQKWTLQLTPKTLVMKQIFNHIDISGDNVVRRIELHEKQGDKTDMQFNGITVGNPLDEFAKQSL